Proteins from one Phyllobacterium zundukense genomic window:
- a CDS encoding DUF3168 domain-containing protein, with protein sequence MIEPSLALRTAIRARLISDTAVTSLVSATSIFAGSSRPEALPCIMLTDAQTIFLGYTAGAGYAARVFVDAHIWAIEDGEDTAKAIGFAAMNALREIPNADGCTIDEFAKPSVRWLRDPDPEKNYCHGVLTFEAVIRWKL encoded by the coding sequence GTGATTGAGCCATCGCTTGCACTGCGCACGGCCATCCGTGCCCGCCTAATCAGTGACACCGCCGTCACCTCGCTTGTTTCCGCAACGTCCATCTTTGCCGGATCGTCACGGCCCGAAGCCTTACCATGCATCATGCTTACCGACGCTCAAACCATCTTCCTTGGCTATACGGCTGGCGCTGGATACGCCGCCCGCGTGTTCGTTGACGCACACATTTGGGCTATCGAGGATGGCGAAGACACGGCCAAGGCCATCGGCTTTGCAGCCATGAACGCTTTGCGGGAAATTCCAAACGCGGACGGCTGCACCATTGACGAATTTGCAAAGCCTTCGGTTCGCTGGCTTCGCGATCCCGATCCGGAAAAGAACTATTGCCATGGTGTTCTGACGTTTGAAGCCGTGATCCGGTGGAAGCTCTGA
- a CDS encoding HK97-gp10 family putative phage morphogenesis protein: MAKSEQYSRIQRKVMSLPKAYLEATVPALEKSAEELADLQRRFAPEDTGALKNSIAVTGPKQATPAYSQPGGSRVAAENEVLVTAGNSDVRYAHLVEYGTAEAEAQAYFWPAYRILKKRIANRVNRASRKAIKERLARD; the protein is encoded by the coding sequence ATGGCGAAATCCGAACAATACAGCCGTATCCAGCGCAAGGTTATGAGCCTTCCGAAGGCCTATCTTGAAGCTACCGTTCCGGCGCTTGAGAAATCCGCTGAAGAATTGGCCGATTTGCAGCGCCGTTTTGCGCCTGAAGATACCGGCGCGCTGAAAAATTCCATTGCCGTCACCGGCCCGAAGCAAGCAACACCGGCATATTCGCAGCCGGGAGGCTCGCGCGTTGCCGCTGAGAATGAGGTGCTTGTGACCGCTGGCAACAGTGACGTTCGCTATGCTCACCTTGTCGAATACGGCACCGCTGAAGCAGAAGCGCAGGCTTATTTCTGGCCCGCCTATCGCATTCTGAAAAAGCGTATCGCGAACCGTGTCAATCGTGCCAGCCGCAAGGCCATCAAGGAAAGGCTTGCCCGTGATTGA
- a CDS encoding head-tail connector protein — protein sequence MSIVTLSLLKLQLNIDDSADDELLQHKLDAAEAWVANYTGTPWTNYDTVPSDVKEGVLLLAGHLYENREATLVGVNPYELPFGLLDMIRPYREWTF from the coding sequence GTGAGTATCGTCACCCTATCCTTGCTGAAGCTCCAGCTTAATATCGATGATTCCGCCGATGACGAGTTGCTTCAGCACAAGCTGGACGCCGCCGAAGCATGGGTCGCCAATTACACCGGCACGCCCTGGACGAATTATGACACGGTTCCTTCGGACGTGAAGGAAGGCGTTTTGCTCCTTGCTGGACACCTTTACGAGAACCGCGAAGCTACGCTTGTCGGCGTAAACCCTTATGAATTGCCGTTCGGATTGCTCGATATGATCCGGCCCTATCGGGAATGGACGTTCTGA